The sequence GTTGTGTTGCGACACCAATCCCTGCTGTTCCACCACCAAAAATGAGAATGCGTTGTGATGGTAGTTTGATGTTTGCTGCTTTTGAGGCAGACACAGCGGCTGCTACAACCATAATTCCTGTGCCTTGTATATCGTCATTAAATGTTAAATAATCGTTGCGATATTTTTCTAAGATACGTGCTGCATTTTCACGACCAAAATCTTCCCAGTGCAACAATACATTCGGATAATTTGTTGTCATTGTTTGCACAATTGTTTCAATAAACGTATCAAAACGTTCGCCACGCACTCGCTCATGACGATTACCCAGATAAAACGGGTCATTAATTAATGCCTCGTTGTTTGTCCCAACATCCAATACGACAGGTAATACTTCAGCAGGGTTCACTTTTGCTGCCACTGTATAGACAGCTAGTTTACCAATGGCAATATTCACACCATTAATTCCCCAGTCTCCAATTCCAAGTACGCCTTCACCATCGGTAATGACAATCATTTTTATATGAGGGTTTTCAGAGGCACGCTGTTTTACAATTCGTTGAATTACGGACGTTGAATCGTTGATTGATAAAAATAACGCATCCTTTGGTGATGTGTAATCTTCATTGTATCGAATGACAGCATCGCCAATCGTAGGCGTGTAAATAACAGGTAACATTTCCGTGACATGTGCGCCAATTAAATGATAAAACAACACACGGTTTGTATCATATAACCCCATTAAAAAGAGGTGTTGACTCATCGCATCCGCTTTCGCTAAAAATTGTTGATAGGCCTGTTCACTTTGTTGCTCAATTGTTTGAATGGCTGGTGGCAATAAACCTTCCAAACCGTATGTTTCACGTTCTGCTTTTGTAAAAGCTGTTCCTTTATTGGTCATGGCATTGTTTAATCGAGTTAACGCGTCCATAAGTCATCTCCTTTAGTCGAATACGGTTAGCTAAGGCTCCGCTTCTATTACAACTATATTATACCTCAAAACGAACGAAGCTTGAAGAACGAGTCTTCTATACTTACTTTTCTAGCTGATATAATTCAGGACGACGATCTGCAAAAATAGGAATACGTCCCCGAGCTTCTGCTACCTGCTCTAAATCTAAGTTTGCACTTAAGAAACGTTCTTCGGCATCTGCTTCTGCAATAATCTCTCCCCAAGGGTTAACTATTAAAGAATGTCCAGCAAAAATATTTTCTGGATTGTTACCACAAACATTGATACCAACTACAAAACATTGGTTTTCAATTGCGCGGGCTTGTAACAAGGTACGCCAATGATGCAGTCGAGGCTCTGGCCATTGTGCGGGCACATACAATACGTGCGCTCCTTTTAACGCATGATGTCTTTGCCACTCACTGAAGCGTAAATCGTAACAAATAGCGCTGCTTTGCTTAATGCCATCCAGTTCAAAAAGATGTTCCATTCTACCAGCGGTTAGATACTTATCTTCAGCCATCAAACCAAACAAATGTACCTTATCGTACTGGCTCAATAATTTGCCTGTGCGATCATACACGTACGTTCGATTGTAAAATTCCCCCTCTTCTTTTACTGCAACTGAACCACCAATAATATTCACTTTTAACTGTTCTGCGAGTTTCGACAATAAGTATTGGGTTTCTTTACCCTTTTCATCGGCAATTGTTGCTAATTCTGTTAAGGCATAACCAGTGTTCCACATTTCAGGTAATATTATCACATCAGTTCCAGTTTGAGCCGCAGTTTTTATTTTTGTAGCAACGTTTTTAAAATTGGTCTTTGGGTCTCCAAAAGCAACTGACATCTGTATACACGTTATTTCCATCCGTTTTTCCCCCTCGATTTGTTCATTCTTTTATTATAACGCATTTTCCGATTATGCTATAGACAGAAAATTCCGATAGCTGTAAAATAGAACTCATTACAGTGAGAGAAAGGTGACCTTAATGAAATTATCCCAACGTATGAAAAAACTTCCACCGCAATTTTTTGCAACGCTTGTTCGTAATGTCAACTTAGCGAAAGCTGAAGGTCGCGATATTATTAATCTCGGTCAAGGAAATCCTGACCAACCAACGCCTCCCCATATCGTAGCAAAATTACAGGAAAGTGCCGCTTTACCTAAAAATCATGGTTACGGTCCTTTTACTGGCCTGGATACATTCAAAGCTGCTGTCGCAACATTTTACCAGCGTGAATATAATGTAACACTAGATCCAACATCAGAAGTCGCAATTATATTCGGTAGTAAAACAGGTTTAGTTGAATTGCCACTTTGTTTAATGGATCCTGGCGATGCCATGCTTTTACCTGACCCTGGTTATCCTGACTACCTTAGTGGACCAGCTTTATTTGACACAGAAATCATTTCAATGCCTCTAGAAGAAAAAAATGACTTTTTACCCGATTACACAAGACTTATTGAAGCTGATAAAAAACGTGCGGAGTGGCTTTACTTAAATTATCCTAACAATCCGACTGGCGCAATCGCAACACCGGCATTTTTTGCTGAAACAGTTGCTTTAGCGAAAAAACACACGATTGGCGTACTTCATGATTTTGCCTATGGCGCGATTGGGTTTGATGGCGTAAAACCTCCTAGTTTTCTCGAAACACCTGGCGCTAAAGAGGTCGGGATAGAACTTTATACCTTATCTAAAACATATAATATGGCTGGTTGGCGTGTTGGGTTTGCAGTTGGAAATGCCACTGCAATCGAAGCAATCAACCTTGTACAAGATCATTTATTTGTCAGTCTCTTTCCTGCTATTCAAGAAGCAGCAATCGAAGCTTTATTGGGTGATCAGCAAAATGTGACGGATTTAGTCGCACGTTATGAAAAACGCCGCAATGCTTTAATAAGTGGTTGCCAAGCTATCGGTTGGGAGGTTGCGGCTCCTCAGGGTTCTTTTTTTGCTTGGTTACCGGTTCCAAACGGCTATACAAGCACTGACTTCACAGCGCTATTACTTAATGAAGCAGATGTTGCAGTAGCCGATGGTAGTGGTTTTGGTACATATGGCGAAGGTTATATTCGCGTGAGTTTATTAATTGATGAAAAACGTATCGCTGAAGCACTGACACGAATTGCAGCCTTACATTTATTCGATTAAATTATTTGAGTTTATTGCTTTTTTGCGTTTTAATGAGTGTAAGTAGTGGATTAAAAAGGGGTTGATTAACATGCCATTACTCGCATTTGATGGCGAGTGTCTACTCTGCCATTCGTTTATCCGTGTCTTGTTACGGCTTGATCGCAAAGAAATGTTTCAACTTACTTCTATCGATTCCGACTATTTTAAAGAACGTATAAAAAAACAGCCTGTTGATGTAACCATTGATAGCGTTATTCTGTTTAGCGATACTTCTGTCTACTATGAATCAACGGCTATTATCGAAACATTAAGACAGCTACCGTTCATCGGTCGATTGGCGCCATTAGGTTATCTTATTCCCAAAGGTAGACGTGATAAGCTTTATCGATTGATTGCGAAACATCGTAAAAAAAAGACATTACCTCTCGTTTGTCCACTGGTTCCTTTAGAGTGGCGACATCGTATTAAATAAAAAAACCGTCTCTTTTCCAACACAATTGTGCGGATAAGAGACGGTTTTACTTATGTTTATTTAGCAGTATACAAACGCATATGTTCTTTCATACCCACTAACTTAATGGGTGCTTGATCTAATTTTTCATCGATACTGTAGTCAGAACCATCTGTCGGTAAAGTCGCTTTAAATAGTTCCTCATATTCTGGAATACTTAAGCGTTTACGTTGTGCCAGTTGTTCAGTATGCGCCGCTGTATATAATTGATTAGCGAAACCTTCAACGAGTGTCGCACTGAAAAATTCTGCAACAGCTCCTGATCCATAACTGAACAAGCCTAAACGTGAACCTTCTGTTAACGTCGTTTGATGTTCAAGGAGAGACATTAATCCAAGATAAAGTGAGCCCGTATAAATATTACCAATTTGTCGACTGTATTTTGTGCTTAATTGATAATAGTTTAACAGTTCCGCTTGTTTTTCTTCATCAACGGTAGTTATGATCGTATCCAATGCTTTTTTGCCCATTTTTGTATAAGGTAAATGGAAACATAATGCTTCAAAATCAGCAAGAGATAATCCTGTTTTTTCGGTGTAAGTTGCCCACATTTCCTCAAAGAAATGAACATACTGTTCAGTCGAATATTTGCCTTGAACAACAGCTGTTTCAGAATAAAGAGGACGCCAAAAATCCATAATATCTTCTGTCATGTAAACATTGTCATTATTAAATGCTAAACAACGTGGATTAGCAGTGACTAACATCGCTACTGCCCCTGCGCCTTGCGTTGGTTCACCTGGTGTTGATAAGCCATAACGCGCAATATCTGATCCGATCACCAATGCTTTTTTATCAGGATGCGCTGCGACGTGATTTTGCGCATAACTTAATCCTGCTGTCGCTGCATAACATGCCTCTTTAAATTCAATTGCACGCGCATGTTTAGGTAAACCTAACAAACGATGAATATACACTGCCCCTGCTTTCGAGTGATCGATGCCTGACTCTGAGGCAAAAATGACCAAATCAATCGCCGCGATATCTTCTGGTGTTAATAGGTTAAGCGCTGCATTTGCTCCCATTGTTACTGCATCTTGGCTTAATGGGGCGAAGCCCATTTGATCTTGCCCAATACCAATTGTAAACTTGTTGGGATCAATTTCACGCGCTTCCGCTAATTCGACCATATCGACATAAAAGGCTGGCGTGTAAAAACTCATTTTATCAATACCTATTTTCATTGTGGACACCTTTTTCTTAGTTTATTTTTTGTTTGTGAGTATGTCCTTAGTCTATTAAAAATTCGACTTAAAAACAACTGATTTGAGCGTTTTTCCTGAATATTCTTTATTATTCTCTCTAAATGTCACAAATTTTGTAAGCGGTAACGTAAAATACACCCTTTTCTTTCGTATTATTGTTTTAAAATGCTATAATAACAGGGCAATTACTACGTATTACAAAAGGAGACTTCCCATGAAAGATATTGTTATTGTTAGCACTGCTCGTTCACCTATTGGAAAATTTGGCGGTATGTTTAAAGACGTTTCTGCTGTTGAACTTGGTTCAAATGTAATCAAAACGGCATTACAACGCGCAAACATTTCTCCTGAGAGTGTTGATCAAGTTATATTCGGCAACGTTTTACAAGCCGGACTTGGTCAAAATCCTGCACGACAAGCCGCAATACACGCCGGCATCCCTCATTCTGCACCTGCGATGACGGTTAATGAAGTATGTGGTTCTGGGCTCAAAGCTGTCATTCTTGGTCGACAAGCGATTCAATTAGGCGAAGCAACAACTGTTGTTGTTGGCGGTACTGAAAATATGACGCGAGCACCCTTATTGCTCAATCGTTATGACAAAGAGGCTTTTGCACCTGAAAAATTAACTGATAGTATGTTTTTTGATGGTTTAACAGATGCGTTTGGCCATTATGCGATGGGCATCACTGCTGAAAATGCAGCAGATCACCATCATATTACACGTGAGCAGCAAGATTTATTTGCTTACGAATCACAACAAAAAGCAGCAAAGGCACAGCAAGAAGGCCTTTTTGATAAAGAAATATCACCTGTTACCTTGGCAGATGGAACGGTTGTCACACGTGATGAATCCATTCGACCACAAACAACTTTAGAAAAATTGAGTACCTTGAAGACTGTCTTCAAACGTGAGGGCTCAGTGACAGCCGGTAACTCTTCAACGATTAATGACGGTGCTTCAGCACTCGTATTAATGGATAAAGAAACAGCGATTGCACAAAACATTCCTTACCTTGCAACGATTAAAGCCTCTGCTGAAATTGGCATGGATCCTGCAATGATGGGATACGCGCCCTTTTATGCAGTGAATGCCTTATTAGAAAAAGCTGACCTTTCAATTGAAAAAATTGATTTATTTGAATTAAATGAAGCTTTTGCAGCACAATCATTAGCCGTTGTTACAGATTTGAAAATTCCTGCTAATAAAATAAATATCAATGGTGGTGCAATCGCTTTAGGCCATCCAATTGGTGCTTCTGGCGCACGTATTTTGACAACATTGATTACCAATCTTGAACAAACAAATACACACACAGGTATTGCTGGTCTTTGTGTTGGTGGCGGTATCGGCCTTGCCCTTCTCGTTACACGCGATTAAATGACAAAAACGAGGTGAATACTATGGCAAAATTTTATCAACAGTCACTCGCTGAACGTCACGCGACATTAATAGCAGAACAACGCCTTACAGCAACACAAATTGAGCAACTTAAAGCTGCGGCTATTATTGCCCCTGAGGTTGCAGACAGTATGATTGAAAATCAAATTGGACAATTTCCGTTACCACTAGGACTTGCTTTCAACTTTCTTATCGATGAAACATCTTATGTTGTTCCAATGGTAACTGAAGAACCTTCTGTCATTGCAGCAAGTAGTAATGCTGCAAAAATCGTGCAAGCCAATGGCGGTTTTACAACAACTATTCAAGAACGTGCCATGATTGGACAACTCATTTTCACTGATGTATCCGATTACGAAGCGGCTATCTTATTAGTTCAAGAAAAAGAAGCGGCACTCATCGAGATTGCCAATACTGCTCAGCCATCACTTGTAAAACGTGGAGGTGGCCTCCGTCGCATAGAGACACGCATCATTACGGATGATGATCATCAACCCGCTTATTTCACGGTACACCTTGTAGTTGACGTTCAAGAGGCAATGGGCGCCAATATGATGAACACTATCCTCGAAGCGACGGCTACACCGCTTAAAGAATGGTTGGACAGCGCTGTTTTAATGCAAATACTGAGTAATTTTGCAGACACCTCTTTGGTTACTGCAACTTGCCGTATTGAGCCACACACTTTAACAACCACTCGTTTTGAAGGAGAATGGTTGGCAAAACGCATTGCAGAAGCTACTCGGTATGCGCACCTCGACCCTTACCGTGCAGCAACGCATAACAAAGGCATTATGAATGGTGTTGACGCTGTCGTGCTGGCTAGCGGGAATGACACACGTGCAATTGAAGCGGGAGCTCATGCCTTTGCTGTGAGAGATGGACGTTACCGTGGCTTATCAGACTGGAAGGTTGCAGAAAATGGCGATTTAGTGGGACAACTCACTCTACCGTTACCCGTTGGTTCAGTTGGCGGTGCAATCAGTGTCTTGCCCTTGGCACAATTAACACAACAAATTTTAGGTATCTCAACAGCTAATAAACTGGCGCGTGTGATTGTATCAGTCGGGCTTGCTCAAAATTTAGCGGCTTTAAAAGCGTTGGTGTCTGAAGGGATTCAAAAAGGGCATATGTCCTTACAAGTTAAATCGTTAGCCCTTTCTGCTGGTGCTACTGAAAGTGAATTACCATTAGTTGTTGCTGCATTATTAGAAAATAAACAATTAAATTTAGAAAATGCGCATACGATTATTGCACAACTTCGCCAAAACTAAAAAATCACGTCCCCAGAAAGGGACGTGATTTTTTGTGCTCTTACAAATAAAAACTAACAATTACTAATAAACTGGCGCTAAAACTGATGACTCCCCACTCAAAATGTCGCATACGTAATTCTCCTACACATACTACAATGGTAATAATAAGAAATAGAATCAACCATCCCACAGGATAATTAAGTCCAAAGCCATCGTGCACCACATCTATTAGAAAAAGAGAAAATAACAGTAAGTAGGTCACGGCTAAAAAGCCTTTTAATTTTGTCATCGTGCACCTCTTCTATGAATATCTGTTATTTTATCCTTCATAATTTAAATAACTTTAGTCTTTTAATGTTAGTCTAATGGCCATACAATTTGTGGTTTACGCGCTGCCATTGCTTCATCTAAACGATGAATATAAGTTGTATGGGGTGCTTCTTGAATAATTTCTGGGTTCTCTTCTGCTTCTTTCGCAATTTGAATCATGATGTCACAGAAGTTATCTAAGGTTTCTTTTGATTCGGTTTCGGTCGGTTCAATCATCAACGCTTCTTCCACAATTAATGGGAAGTATGTTGTAGGTGGATGAATACCAAAATCAAGTAGACGTTTCGCAATATCTAATGTGCGGACACCTAATAATTTTTGGCGACGTCCACTTAACACAAACTCATGTTGACACGGTCCTTCAAATGGTAAATCATAGTGTGGTTTCAAACGTGCCATAATGTAGTTAGCGTTTAAAACAGCATTTTCAGTGACTAATTTCAAACCGATAGGTCCCATTGTACGAATGTAAGTATACGCACGTACATTAATGCCAAAGTTACCATAAAATGGTTTCACGCGTCCGATAGATTGTGGACGATTGTATTCAAATACAAATTTATCTGCTTTCTTAAGCAGTACAGGTTTAGGTAAGAACGGAATCAAGTCGGCTTTAACACCTACAGGTCCAGAACCTGGTCCACCACCACCATGCGGTCCAGTGAATGTTTTATGCAAGTTCAAGTGAACCACATCAAAGCCCATGTCACCAGGACGTACTTTACTCATAACAGCGTTTAAGTTCGCACCATCATAATAAACTTTACCGCCTACTTCGTGAATAACGTCAGCAATTTTGACAATATCTTCTTCGAACAAACCAAGCGTATTCGGATTTGTTAACATCAATGCCGCTGTCGTATGATCAACCACACGACGAAGGTCATCCACATCGACCATACCTTTATCATTCGATTTAACGGTGATGACTTCGAATCCGGCAACTGCTGCAGAAGCTGGGTTCGTTCCATGTGCAGAATCAGGGATGATCACTTTGGTCCTTTGTGTATCTCCATTAGCAAGATGGAAAGCACGAATTAACATCAAGCCTGTCCACTCACCGTGTGCACCAGCGGCTGTTTGTAAGGTCACTTCATCCATACCCGTAATTTCTTTCAAGCTCTCTTGTAAATTATACATTAATTCCATTGCACCTTGAACTGTGTTTTCAGGCTGAAGCGGATGAACATGGGCAAAACCATCTAGTCTTGCAGTCACTTCATTCACCTTTGGGTTGTATTTCATCGTACATGAACCAAGTGGATAAAAACCTGAATCGACGCCATGGTTATGGTTTGATAAGCGCGTATAATGACGAATTAAATCTAATTCGGCAAGTTCTGGCAATTCCGCAGGTGTTTGGCGGATGTTTTCTTCACCAAGAATACTTGTAATATCAACAGTTGGCACATCAAGCGGCGGTAAACTATAGCTAATGCGGCCGGCTTTTGTTTGTTCAAAAATTAACGGTAACGTTTCAGTTGTCATTATTTAGCCACCTCCAAAACTTTGATAAAACGATCAATTTCTGTTTTTGGAATTACTTCTGTTACAGCAATTAACATTTGATTATCTTTTCCAGCATAATCACGGCCTAAATCATAACCACCGATAAAGCCTTCTTCAATCAACAAATCCTGTAAATCTGATACTGGTTTTGAAAATTCAACCACAAATTCATTAAATTGACGTGTGCCATAAGTCACATTAAAACCTTTTTCAGCAAACTGTTGACGTGCATATTGAGCCTTTTGGAAATTCAATGTTGCTGTTTCAACAAGGCCGTTTTTACCCAATGATGCCATTGCAATACTTGAAGCTAGAGCATTTAAAGCTTGATTTGAGCAGATGTTTGATGTCGCTTTATCACGACGAATATGTTGCTCACGCGCTTGTAACGTTAATACAAAACCACGTTTACCATTTTCATCTGCCGTTTGACCCACCAAACGACCTGGTACTTTACGCATTAATTTTTTAGTCACAGCGAAGTAACCACAGTGCGGTCCACCAAAGGCTTCCGAAATACCGAACACTTGCGTATCACCCACAACAATATCAGCGCCAACTGCACCAGGTGGTGTTAATAGACCTAACGCTAATGGATTAGATGAGGTGATAAGTAACGAATTGTTATCATGCGCTAAGTCCGCAAATACCTTTATGGGTTCTACTTGTCCTAAGAAGTTAGGGTACTGAACGATGACAGCTGCAGTATCATCCGTTAACAACGGTTTAAGTGCTTCTACATCTGTAATCCCATCTTGACTTGGTGCAATAACAACATCCACACCACGTCCTTCACAATACGATTTTACAACGGCTTGGTATTCAGGATGAACAAGTTCACTCATGACAATTTGCGAACGTTTTTTCACGCCTGCAGCCAGTGCAGCTGCCTCACCAAGAGAAGTCCCTCCATCGTACATTGACGAATTGGCAATATCCATACCGGTAATGCGTGCGACCATCGTTTGAAATTCAAAGATTGCTTGTAATTCGCCTTGAGAAATTTCAGGCTGATAAGGTGTATACGCTGTGTAAAATTCAGAACGTGAAATCATGCTATCAACGACGGCCGGAATTGCATGCGTATAAACACCTGCCCCAAGAAATGACGTATGGGTTGTTGTCGTTACATTTTTAGAAGCAAGACGTGATAACTCACGTACCAAACTATTTTCATCTGCGGCGGCTGGTATTTTCAAATCACCTTCAAA comes from Brochothrix thermosphacta DSM 20171 = FSL F6-1036 and encodes:
- a CDS encoding NAD-dependent malic enzyme, which gives rise to MDALTRLNNAMTNKGTAFTKAERETYGLEGLLPPAIQTIEQQSEQAYQQFLAKADAMSQHLFLMGLYDTNRVLFYHLIGAHVTEMLPVIYTPTIGDAVIRYNEDYTSPKDALFLSINDSTSVIQRIVKQRASENPHIKMIVITDGEGVLGIGDWGINGVNIAIGKLAVYTVAAKVNPAEVLPVVLDVGTNNEALINDPFYLGNRHERVRGERFDTFIETIVQTMTTNYPNVLLHWEDFGRENAARILEKYRNDYLTFNDDIQGTGIMVVAAAVSASKAANIKLPSQRILIFGGGTAGIGVATQLLDEMSRQSGQDEAVIKQQLFIYDRFGLVTTEHEDLTDGQKQFAHERSELGDLDTTDLVAVIKQLKPTMLIGASGVTGAFTEDVVRAMAEVSEQPAIIPLSNPTRLSEAKPEDIIKWTNGQALVVTGSPFAPVDYKGVTYTIGQANNALLYPGLGLGAVVCQAERITMGMLSAAANAVANLVDTSVVGAPLLPKVADLQHASLAVATAVVKQAVSEKLNTITITDAETAVREKMWEATYH
- a CDS encoding carbon-nitrogen family hydrolase, with product MEITCIQMSVAFGDPKTNFKNVATKIKTAAQTGTDVIILPEMWNTGYALTELATIADEKGKETQYLLSKLAEQLKVNIIGGSVAVKEEGEFYNRTYVYDRTGKLLSQYDKVHLFGLMAEDKYLTAGRMEHLFELDGIKQSSAICYDLRFSEWQRHHALKGAHVLYVPAQWPEPRLHHWRTLLQARAIENQCFVVGINVCGNNPENIFAGHSLIVNPWGEIIAEADAEERFLSANLDLEQVAEARGRIPIFADRRPELYQLEK
- a CDS encoding pyridoxal phosphate-dependent aminotransferase, whose protein sequence is MKLSQRMKKLPPQFFATLVRNVNLAKAEGRDIINLGQGNPDQPTPPHIVAKLQESAALPKNHGYGPFTGLDTFKAAVATFYQREYNVTLDPTSEVAIIFGSKTGLVELPLCLMDPGDAMLLPDPGYPDYLSGPALFDTEIISMPLEEKNDFLPDYTRLIEADKKRAEWLYLNYPNNPTGAIATPAFFAETVALAKKHTIGVLHDFAYGAIGFDGVKPPSFLETPGAKEVGIELYTLSKTYNMAGWRVGFAVGNATAIEAINLVQDHLFVSLFPAIQEAAIEALLGDQQNVTDLVARYEKRRNALISGCQAIGWEVAAPQGSFFAWLPVPNGYTSTDFTALLLNEADVAVADGSGFGTYGEGYIRVSLLIDEKRIAEALTRIAALHLFD
- a CDS encoding thiol-disulfide oxidoreductase DCC family protein, translated to MPLLAFDGECLLCHSFIRVLLRLDRKEMFQLTSIDSDYFKERIKKQPVDVTIDSVILFSDTSVYYESTAIIETLRQLPFIGRLAPLGYLIPKGRRDKLYRLIAKHRKKKTLPLVCPLVPLEWRHRIK
- a CDS encoding hydroxymethylglutaryl-CoA synthase, yielding MKIGIDKMSFYTPAFYVDMVELAEAREIDPNKFTIGIGQDQMGFAPLSQDAVTMGANAALNLLTPEDIAAIDLVIFASESGIDHSKAGAVYIHRLLGLPKHARAIEFKEACYAATAGLSYAQNHVAAHPDKKALVIGSDIARYGLSTPGEPTQGAGAVAMLVTANPRCLAFNNDNVYMTEDIMDFWRPLYSETAVVQGKYSTEQYVHFFEEMWATYTEKTGLSLADFEALCFHLPYTKMGKKALDTIITTVDEEKQAELLNYYQLSTKYSRQIGNIYTGSLYLGLMSLLEHQTTLTEGSRLGLFSYGSGAVAEFFSATLVEGFANQLYTAAHTEQLAQRKRLSIPEYEELFKATLPTDGSDYSIDEKLDQAPIKLVGMKEHMRLYTAK
- a CDS encoding thiolase family protein → MKDIVIVSTARSPIGKFGGMFKDVSAVELGSNVIKTALQRANISPESVDQVIFGNVLQAGLGQNPARQAAIHAGIPHSAPAMTVNEVCGSGLKAVILGRQAIQLGEATTVVVGGTENMTRAPLLLNRYDKEAFAPEKLTDSMFFDGLTDAFGHYAMGITAENAADHHHITREQQDLFAYESQQKAAKAQQEGLFDKEISPVTLADGTVVTRDESIRPQTTLEKLSTLKTVFKREGSVTAGNSSTINDGASALVLMDKETAIAQNIPYLATIKASAEIGMDPAMMGYAPFYAVNALLEKADLSIEKIDLFELNEAFAAQSLAVVTDLKIPANKININGGAIALGHPIGASGARILTTLITNLEQTNTHTGIAGLCVGGGIGLALLVTRD
- a CDS encoding hydroxymethylglutaryl-CoA reductase, degradative, which translates into the protein MAKFYQQSLAERHATLIAEQRLTATQIEQLKAAAIIAPEVADSMIENQIGQFPLPLGLAFNFLIDETSYVVPMVTEEPSVIAASSNAAKIVQANGGFTTTIQERAMIGQLIFTDVSDYEAAILLVQEKEAALIEIANTAQPSLVKRGGGLRRIETRIITDDDHQPAYFTVHLVVDVQEAMGANMMNTILEATATPLKEWLDSAVLMQILSNFADTSLVTATCRIEPHTLTTTRFEGEWLAKRIAEATRYAHLDPYRAATHNKGIMNGVDAVVLASGNDTRAIEAGAHAFAVRDGRYRGLSDWKVAENGDLVGQLTLPLPVGSVGGAISVLPLAQLTQQILGISTANKLARVIVSVGLAQNLAALKALVSEGIQKGHMSLQVKSLALSAGATESELPLVVAALLENKQLNLENAHTIIAQLRQN
- the gcvPB gene encoding aminomethyl-transferring glycine dehydrogenase subunit GcvPB gives rise to the protein MTTETLPLIFEQTKAGRISYSLPPLDVPTVDITSILGEENIRQTPAELPELAELDLIRHYTRLSNHNHGVDSGFYPLGSCTMKYNPKVNEVTARLDGFAHVHPLQPENTVQGAMELMYNLQESLKEITGMDEVTLQTAAGAHGEWTGLMLIRAFHLANGDTQRTKVIIPDSAHGTNPASAAVAGFEVITVKSNDKGMVDVDDLRRVVDHTTAALMLTNPNTLGLFEEDIVKIADVIHEVGGKVYYDGANLNAVMSKVRPGDMGFDVVHLNLHKTFTGPHGGGGPGSGPVGVKADLIPFLPKPVLLKKADKFVFEYNRPQSIGRVKPFYGNFGINVRAYTYIRTMGPIGLKLVTENAVLNANYIMARLKPHYDLPFEGPCQHEFVLSGRRQKLLGVRTLDIAKRLLDFGIHPPTTYFPLIVEEALMIEPTETESKETLDNFCDIMIQIAKEAEENPEIIQEAPHTTYIHRLDEAMAARKPQIVWPLD
- the gcvPA gene encoding aminomethyl-transferring glycine dehydrogenase subunit GcvPA; the protein is MNQYRYLPLTETDKKEMLDTIGVPDVEALFSPIPKSVRFEGDLKIPAAADENSLVRELSRLASKNVTTTTHTSFLGAGVYTHAIPAVVDSMISRSEFYTAYTPYQPEISQGELQAIFEFQTMVARITGMDIANSSMYDGGTSLGEAAALAAGVKKRSQIVMSELVHPEYQAVVKSYCEGRGVDVVIAPSQDGITDVEALKPLLTDDTAAVIVQYPNFLGQVEPIKVFADLAHDNNSLLITSSNPLALGLLTPPGAVGADIVVGDTQVFGISEAFGGPHCGYFAVTKKLMRKVPGRLVGQTADENGKRGFVLTLQAREQHIRRDKATSNICSNQALNALASSIAMASLGKNGLVETATLNFQKAQYARQQFAEKGFNVTYGTRQFNEFVVEFSKPVSDLQDLLIEEGFIGGYDLGRDYAGKDNQMLIAVTEVIPKTEIDRFIKVLEVAK